Proteins from a genomic interval of Paenibacillus lentus:
- a CDS encoding putative polysaccharide biosynthesis protein, giving the protein MSKKESFVKGTLILAGAALIARLLGLFQRVPLEHILGDVGNASYVLANGIYFMLLPLATAGLPSTLSRMVSERHALDRPAESERVYQAALWFAAVMGMIMSLFLYIAAPYYAAASRVPEAAIAIRSLSPALLIFPLIAIMRGYLQGRNIMIAGGISQVIEQIVRVGSGISLAFVLYHMNAKGEEIAAAATFGAVLGGVAAFIVMLYFNAKTKRQDRADGLPQAKDDPNRLPFSKIYMEIFKLSIPIVLSSLTVPAVNFIDGSILKPLLSQQIGADQATYILGILGNRAQMIAGIPPILAIALSTSLLPIISAAFARKDEEHLHRQVSLAMRVSVLTGMPMVIALTTAAYSVNGLLFSTRDGSSIIALLTFGTIFQITMMISNSILIGINKVNLSMVHVGIGVTVKFVLSLLLAPLWGIYGIILATILCFLTITLLNVRTMKKIVPFSIMGNRWTGFLVTIVVLSGVGYGLNQAGINLVSVMPDRLAFFITCCIVGVAVVALYPVLLVVLRVVRRDELATYPAPLRKLLAPLMRLQGGGQPGEGR; this is encoded by the coding sequence TTGTCTAAGAAGGAATCGTTTGTAAAAGGAACGCTAATTTTAGCCGGGGCTGCGCTGATTGCCAGGCTGCTGGGACTATTTCAGCGTGTGCCGTTAGAGCATATATTAGGGGACGTCGGTAATGCTTCCTATGTTTTGGCTAACGGCATTTACTTTATGCTACTGCCCTTGGCAACGGCTGGCTTGCCAAGCACGCTGAGCCGGATGGTCTCCGAGCGCCATGCTCTGGATCGGCCAGCGGAGTCGGAAAGAGTATACCAGGCTGCGCTTTGGTTTGCCGCTGTCATGGGTATGATTATGTCACTGTTTTTATATATTGCCGCACCTTATTATGCGGCTGCTTCCCGAGTTCCGGAGGCGGCCATCGCCATTCGATCGCTGTCGCCGGCATTGCTTATTTTTCCGCTGATCGCCATTATGCGCGGTTATCTTCAGGGCCGCAATATTATGATCGCGGGCGGCATCTCGCAGGTGATCGAACAAATCGTGCGTGTTGGCTCCGGTATCTCGCTGGCCTTTGTGTTGTATCATATGAATGCCAAAGGCGAGGAAATTGCTGCGGCAGCTACGTTCGGAGCCGTGCTTGGCGGTGTGGCCGCATTCATCGTTATGTTGTATTTCAATGCTAAAACGAAGCGGCAGGATCGAGCGGATGGTTTGCCTCAGGCCAAAGACGATCCTAATCGCCTGCCTTTCTCCAAAATTTATATGGAAATTTTCAAGCTCTCGATTCCGATCGTGCTGTCCTCGCTTACAGTTCCTGCCGTCAATTTTATCGACGGCTCGATTCTAAAGCCGCTGCTCAGCCAGCAGATCGGTGCGGATCAAGCTACGTATATTCTCGGGATACTGGGTAACCGTGCTCAAATGATTGCGGGCATTCCGCCGATTTTAGCGATTGCGCTTAGCACATCGCTGCTGCCGATCATTTCCGCGGCGTTTGCCCGGAAGGACGAGGAGCATCTCCATCGGCAGGTTTCGCTCGCGATGCGTGTATCTGTATTGACGGGAATGCCGATGGTTATCGCGTTAACTACGGCGGCTTACTCGGTAAACGGACTGTTGTTCAGTACCCGTGACGGCAGCAGCATCATCGCGCTGTTAACCTTTGGTACGATATTTCAAATCACGATGATGATTAGCAACTCGATACTGATCGGGATCAATAAAGTAAATCTCTCGATGGTTCATGTCGGAATCGGCGTGACTGTGAAGTTTGTTCTTAGTTTGCTGCTTGCTCCACTGTGGGGGATTTACGGTATCATTCTGGCGACGATCCTATGCTTCCTAACGATCACATTGCTCAACGTAAGAACCATGAAGAAGATCGTTCCATTCTCGATCATGGGCAATCGCTGGACAGGCTTTCTGGTTACGATTGTTGTGTTGTCGGGCGTCGGCTACGGTCTTAATCAAGCCGGCATCAACTTGGTATCTGTTATGCCGGATCGCTTGGCTTTCTTCATCACCTGCTGCATTGTCGGTGTAGCCGTTGTTGCGCTGTATCCGGTGCTGCTGGTCGTGCTGCGCGTCGTCCGCAGGGACGAGCTTGCGACATATCCGGCGCCGCTGCGTAAGCTGCTGGCCCCATTGATGCGCCTGCAGGGCGGCGGCCAGCCCGGTGAAGGCCGTTAA
- a CDS encoding DUF2515 family protein, with product MKQNRFKQLLLHLPAAVRNAIRSRAEDIAHSTKLREERLPLHWNEASARTVSNEVEELLRRGAAYRTQEDEEFTRSDRKIAEDILTATSRAGVSNISRTAAYLSCYEAFPELHWAFLAHVVSRNAGWNMTDLRGSRMADALNEEGKRNVYRFLERSNALIFQDAYPQLLLYQKSRELGASQFHLLRYFSVSRFMRPFWERFWIDKGSALLTVGLIINEQNYIEQRVIRHPFYQRHVTDKTNFHLYSLAGLNQLIIPLFEGNSVTRLAGRTVTDFGSLPARIALGKCLYAMLMGLRAVKSGAEAFARAVPHSGSRADYWPDIFTANPEEALTAPLQGSELLESETLPTGERLYSPKLLEAWGDTPYEPISREDWLKDTSALDGISAPQTPLLCDISREHRTGVLKTAFAHDAALPFKAD from the coding sequence ATGAAGCAGAATCGTTTCAAGCAGCTGCTGCTGCATCTGCCGGCTGCCGTTCGGAATGCGATCCGCAGCAGGGCCGAGGACATCGCTCATTCCACTAAGCTGCGCGAAGAGCGTCTTCCGCTTCATTGGAATGAAGCCTCCGCCCGAACGGTATCCAACGAAGTTGAAGAGCTCTTAAGGCGAGGAGCCGCCTACCGCACCCAGGAGGATGAGGAATTTACCCGTTCCGACCGTAAAATAGCCGAGGATATTCTAACCGCGACAAGCCGGGCTGGCGTCAGCAACATCTCACGCACCGCAGCTTATCTGTCTTGCTACGAAGCATTCCCTGAACTCCACTGGGCATTCCTGGCTCACGTAGTATCCCGAAACGCAGGTTGGAATATGACCGATCTGCGCGGGAGCCGAATGGCGGATGCTCTAAATGAAGAGGGCAAGCGGAACGTCTATCGATTTCTGGAGCGCAGCAATGCGCTTATTTTTCAAGATGCCTACCCACAGCTGCTGCTATATCAGAAAAGCCGTGAGCTTGGCGCAAGCCAGTTTCATTTGCTGCGTTATTTTAGCGTATCACGCTTTATGCGCCCCTTCTGGGAGCGTTTCTGGATTGACAAGGGCAGCGCCCTGCTGACGGTCGGCCTGATCATCAACGAGCAGAATTATATCGAGCAGCGGGTGATCCGCCATCCTTTCTACCAGCGGCATGTAACAGATAAAACGAATTTTCACCTCTACAGCCTGGCAGGACTCAACCAGTTGATCATCCCTCTCTTTGAGGGCAACAGCGTGACCCGACTGGCCGGCCGAACCGTCACCGACTTCGGCAGCCTCCCCGCCCGCATCGCGCTAGGCAAATGCCTCTACGCGATGCTCATGGGTCTTCGCGCCGTGAAGAGCGGCGCCGAAGCCTTTGCGCGAGCGGTGCCGCACAGCGGCTCGCGCGCCGATTATTGGCCGGACATCTTCACGGCCAATCCAGAAGAAGCTCTGACCGCGCCCTTGCAGGGGTCAGAGCTTCTTGAAAGCGAGACGCTGCCAACCGGCGAGCGTCTCTACAGCCCCAAGCTCCTTGAGGCTTGGGGCGACACGCCTTATGAGCCAATATCCCGTGAGGATTGGCTCAAGGATACAAGCGCGCTGGACGGTATCAGCGCGCCGCAGACGCCGCTGCTTTGCGACATCAGTCGCGAGCACCGAACCGGCGTCCTGAAGACGGCGTTCGCGCACGACGCCGCCTTGCCCTTCAAGGCCGATTAA
- a CDS encoding thioredoxin family protein has product MKQVASAGEFNVSIQSSNLVVAVFTASWCVDCKFIDPFMPEVEEKYADRLTLIEVDVDKVGEVSREQNILGIPSFVAYADGRELVRFVNKLRKSREEIEDFLNRALDVYHALHDTSERKE; this is encoded by the coding sequence GTGAAACAAGTGGCATCCGCCGGAGAATTTAATGTCAGCATTCAATCCAGCAATTTAGTCGTTGCCGTATTTACAGCAAGCTGGTGTGTCGATTGCAAGTTTATCGATCCGTTCATGCCTGAGGTCGAGGAGAAATACGCCGATCGTTTGACCCTGATTGAAGTCGATGTCGACAAAGTGGGTGAAGTGAGCCGGGAGCAGAATATATTGGGGATTCCTAGCTTCGTAGCTTATGCGGACGGACGAGAGCTGGTTAGATTCGTGAACAAGCTGCGGAAGTCGCGTGAGGAGATCGAGGATTTCTTGAACAGAGCTTTGGATGTCTACCATGCTTTGCATGACACTTCCGAGAGAAAAGAGTAG
- a CDS encoding DUF456 domain-containing protein, producing MDILGWIIVIALFAVGMAGAIFPVLPGVLAIYFAFFVYGWFFSFEALGPVFWIVQTLVVVALLVADYAVGAWGVKKFGGSKLSVWLSTIGIIVGPFLIPAFGLILGPLIGAMIGEMIRGETPAKAFKVGVGSVVGLLSSMAVKIVLQLAMIILFVIWIVSS from the coding sequence TTGGATATACTCGGTTGGATTATTGTTATCGCGCTTTTTGCTGTCGGGATGGCGGGGGCGATATTTCCCGTGCTGCCGGGCGTATTGGCGATTTATTTCGCATTCTTTGTATACGGATGGTTTTTCTCGTTTGAAGCATTGGGACCCGTATTCTGGATTGTTCAGACGCTTGTTGTCGTAGCTCTGCTAGTGGCGGACTATGCCGTTGGTGCCTGGGGCGTCAAGAAATTCGGGGGCAGCAAGCTGTCGGTCTGGTTGAGTACGATTGGCATTATTGTCGGCCCTTTTCTCATTCCGGCATTTGGTCTTATTCTGGGACCGCTTATCGGTGCAATGATCGGAGAAATGATTAGGGGCGAGACACCGGCAAAGGCCTTTAAGGTTGGCGTAGGCTCTGTCGTCGGCCTGCTGAGCAGTATGGCCGTCAAGATTGTACTGCAGCTTGCGATGATTATCCTGTTCGTTATATGGATCGTATCTTCTTAG
- a CDS encoding metal ABC transporter permease, which yields MFDTMFGWFSDPNMRWILTGSLLLGLGSGVIGSFTFLRKQSLLGDALAHAALPGICIAFMLSGVKSVGLFMIGAILSGMLATFGIHFVTRYSRIKQDAALGIVLTVFFGVGVVLMTKIQHSGNGNQSGLDKYMFGQAASMMLSDVYLMGAVSVLLVLICALFFKEFKLVSFDPGFARGMGLKVWLYEQLLLLLTVIAVVVGIQAVGVVLVAALLITPAVAARYWTDALGIMVVLAGLFGALSGVTGTLISSTLSNLPTGPVTVLAATALFVVSIVFAPRRGLLAKWLRHRRTRKDVRSGLGVQTAPSMISQHAAERGAD from the coding sequence ATGTTCGATACGATGTTTGGATGGTTTAGCGACCCGAATATGAGATGGATTCTCACGGGCTCGCTGTTGCTTGGCTTAGGCAGTGGAGTCATCGGCTCGTTCACCTTCCTGCGCAAGCAAAGTCTGCTGGGGGATGCGCTTGCTCATGCCGCCTTGCCGGGCATTTGCATCGCATTTATGCTTAGCGGCGTGAAATCGGTGGGGTTGTTCATGATCGGAGCGATATTGTCCGGGATGCTGGCCACCTTCGGAATACATTTTGTCACCCGTTACTCCAGAATCAAGCAGGATGCCGCATTGGGAATCGTACTTACTGTCTTCTTTGGCGTTGGGGTCGTTCTGATGACGAAGATTCAGCATAGCGGCAACGGCAATCAGAGCGGATTGGATAAGTACATGTTTGGGCAAGCGGCCTCGATGATGTTATCTGATGTTTATTTAATGGGAGCCGTATCTGTGCTTCTTGTACTCATTTGTGCCTTATTTTTTAAGGAGTTTAAGCTGGTCAGCTTTGATCCCGGTTTTGCGCGCGGAATGGGCCTGAAGGTCTGGCTATATGAGCAATTGCTGCTCCTGCTTACTGTCATCGCCGTGGTTGTGGGGATTCAGGCCGTCGGCGTAGTCCTCGTTGCTGCTTTACTGATTACCCCTGCGGTCGCTGCTCGTTATTGGACGGACGCGCTTGGGATCATGGTTGTTTTGGCAGGGCTGTTCGGTGCATTGTCAGGAGTTACGGGTACGCTCATTAGCTCTACATTGTCCAATTTGCCGACGGGGCCGGTTACGGTGCTCGCGGCGACGGCGCTGTTCGTCGTATCTATCGTATTTGCCCCGCGCAGAGGCTTGCTAGCGAAGTGGCTACGGCATCGACGGACGCGCAAAGATGTGCGCAGTGGCTTGGGAGTTCAAACAGCACCTTCGATGATTAGTCAGCATGCAGCCGAAAGGGGGGCGGATTGA
- a CDS encoding Cof-type HAD-IIB family hydrolase, translating into MKYKLLALDMDGTLLNSNHQISPKTEEWLRKAMAAGVHVCLSTGRSYDEAVSYGEQLGLETPMITVNGSEVWRTPHELYHRELFDHKLIGQMHEIARKKNVYFWAYAVEGVYREDNWDRSLLERNQWLKFGYTTKDDQLRHEINLELQSMSGLEITNSSPYNLEINPQGVNKASGAALVCDLLGLQMSEVVAVGDSLNDLAAIQAAGLGVAMGNAQIAVKENADVVTASNDDDGIALIIRDYILTEE; encoded by the coding sequence TTGAAGTACAAACTGTTAGCTCTTGATATGGATGGTACGTTGTTAAACAGCAATCATCAGATTTCCCCAAAGACAGAAGAATGGCTTCGCAAAGCGATGGCTGCGGGAGTTCATGTCTGCTTGTCGACGGGAAGAAGTTATGATGAGGCCGTTTCTTATGGAGAACAGTTGGGGCTTGAAACTCCAATGATTACGGTGAATGGCAGTGAAGTATGGCGGACGCCCCATGAGCTGTATCACCGTGAATTATTTGATCACAAGCTGATCGGGCAAATGCATGAAATTGCCAGGAAGAAGAACGTTTATTTTTGGGCTTATGCCGTAGAAGGTGTGTATAGGGAAGACAATTGGGATCGAAGCTTGCTGGAGCGCAATCAGTGGTTGAAGTTCGGCTATACCACCAAAGACGACCAGCTCCGCCACGAGATTAATCTAGAGCTGCAGAGCATGAGCGGGCTAGAAATTACGAACTCTTCACCCTACAATTTGGAAATTAACCCACAGGGGGTCAACAAAGCCAGTGGGGCTGCCCTCGTCTGTGATCTTCTAGGCCTTCAAATGTCGGAGGTTGTGGCGGTTGGTGACAGCCTGAATGATCTGGCGGCCATTCAGGCAGCCGGTCTAGGCGTGGCGATGGGTAATGCGCAAATCGCGGTGAAGGAAAATGCTGATGTGGTAACGGCTTCGAACGATGATGATGGGATTGCCCTGATTATTCGCGATTATATTTTGACGGAGGAGTGA
- a CDS encoding metal ABC transporter permease, with product MFDFWIILTGTLVAATSGILGCFLVLRKMSLVGDAISHSVLPGIAIAFIVSGSRDSLLMMVGAAILGLITVFLIQLLQQGGLQSDASIGIVFTALFAIGVILISRNASNIDLDLDCVLFGEIAYVQWDILVINGYNMGPAAVWFLGITLLIVLLVIGLFYKQFKICAFDPALAAALGIPVALFHYLLMGLVSLSTVASFESVGAILVVGMLIVPASTAYLLTDRLSIMLLYSVLVGALSSAGGYYFAKWLDASIAGSMVTVAGLLFLLAFLFSPLHGLVARFSRRRRMKSMTA from the coding sequence ATGTTTGATTTCTGGATTATTCTAACCGGAACACTCGTTGCCGCCACCAGCGGCATTCTCGGCTGTTTTCTCGTATTGCGCAAAATGTCGCTTGTGGGGGATGCGATTAGCCACTCCGTGCTGCCGGGAATTGCCATCGCTTTTATAGTTAGCGGTTCAAGGGATTCCTTGCTTATGATGGTCGGTGCGGCCATATTAGGACTTATCACGGTTTTTCTTATTCAGTTGCTTCAGCAAGGGGGGCTGCAGTCGGATGCCTCGATCGGCATCGTCTTTACAGCGTTGTTCGCGATTGGTGTCATCTTGATCAGCCGTAATGCCTCGAACATAGATCTCGATTTGGACTGCGTTTTATTCGGAGAAATCGCTTATGTTCAATGGGACATCCTTGTTATTAACGGTTATAATATGGGGCCTGCCGCTGTTTGGTTCCTCGGCATCACCTTATTGATTGTCCTGCTTGTCATCGGTTTATTCTATAAACAGTTCAAAATATGCGCATTCGATCCGGCATTAGCCGCAGCCTTAGGCATTCCCGTGGCTCTGTTCCACTACTTGCTGATGGGGCTCGTCTCGCTCTCCACGGTGGCGTCGTTTGAAAGCGTCGGTGCGATTCTCGTGGTCGGCATGCTGATCGTTCCGGCTTCCACGGCTTACTTGTTGACCGATCGTTTGAGTATAATGCTGTTGTACAGCGTACTGGTCGGTGCGCTCAGCTCAGCTGGCGGATATTATTTCGCCAAGTGGCTGGATGCTTCTATTGCCGGGTCGATGGTTACTGTTGCAGGGCTGCTGTTCCTGTTGGCCTTTCTATTCTCCCCGCTTCACGGGCTGGTTGCCCGGTTTAGCAGGCGGCGCCGTATGAAGTCCATGACGGCATAA
- a CDS encoding metal ABC transporter ATP-binding protein produces MHSNPLEVQNLTVAYQKKPVLRSVSFQIPSGKLIGVLGPNGAGKSTMLKAVLGLLPKVDGEVLIYGKPYQEQRKLVGYVPQRESVDWDFPTNALDVVMMGRYGHLGWFRRPGAEERRIALDCLSKVGMADYASRQISQLSGGQQQRVFLARALAQNAQLYFMDEPFAGVDATTEKAIIGLLHELKEQGKTVLVVHHDLSTVKEYFDHVILLNGELVAEGTTEDTFTPQNLQKTYGGRIAMLQDFAAVPIEMG; encoded by the coding sequence ATGCACTCAAATCCACTGGAAGTTCAAAATTTAACGGTGGCCTATCAGAAGAAGCCTGTACTGCGCTCCGTATCTTTTCAAATCCCGTCCGGGAAGCTTATAGGTGTTCTTGGGCCGAACGGTGCGGGAAAATCAACCATGCTTAAGGCGGTGCTGGGGCTGCTTCCGAAGGTAGACGGCGAGGTGTTGATCTATGGGAAGCCTTATCAGGAGCAGCGCAAGCTGGTTGGTTATGTGCCCCAGCGGGAGTCGGTTGATTGGGATTTTCCAACCAACGCCCTGGATGTCGTAATGATGGGTCGATACGGACATCTGGGCTGGTTTCGGCGGCCTGGGGCGGAGGAGCGGCGAATTGCCCTCGACTGTTTAAGCAAAGTCGGCATGGCTGATTATGCCAGCCGTCAGATTAGTCAGCTGTCCGGGGGGCAGCAGCAAAGGGTTTTCCTAGCCAGAGCGCTTGCCCAGAATGCCCAACTCTATTTCATGGACGAACCATTTGCTGGAGTGGATGCAACGACAGAGAAGGCGATTATCGGACTTCTTCATGAATTGAAGGAGCAGGGCAAAACTGTATTGGTCGTTCACCATGATCTGTCCACAGTCAAGGAATATTTCGATCATGTTATATTGCTTAATGGAGAATTGGTTGCCGAAGGGACGACTGAGGATACGTTTACCCCGCAGAATCTGCAGAAAACGTATGGAGGCCGGATCGCCATGCTTCAGGATTTTGCCGCTGTACCGATAGAGATGGGGTGA
- a CDS encoding Cthe_2314 family HEPN domain-containing protein, with translation MLRSLLGEPPRQNEGILADTMDAILKMIRILQKEIERHRDPSHDLRKLEIWIYGLISSLDELEQCKYAANYFRRKVTHDYLEDMPAAEKGDYARYVYFYKDGFIRVFSILDKLGTVLNELFELNTSKVKAHFSYFTVLRQFRYLKVHPELADQLFDIKDKHKESMSILRRRRNTEIHYMNAEMQDDLWQRHQGLDGKVELENLDKHLNDLEHGYSMVCESLHTVFTYTNQRWKKVKQS, from the coding sequence ATGCTGCGGTCATTGCTTGGCGAACCTCCCAGACAGAATGAAGGAATACTGGCGGATACGATGGACGCCATTTTAAAAATGATAAGGATCCTGCAGAAAGAAATAGAGCGGCATCGAGATCCCTCGCATGATTTACGCAAGCTTGAAATTTGGATTTATGGCTTAATCTCTTCTCTAGATGAGCTTGAACAGTGCAAGTATGCGGCTAATTATTTTCGGCGCAAGGTCACCCATGACTATTTAGAGGATATGCCCGCCGCAGAAAAGGGTGATTATGCCAGGTACGTCTATTTTTACAAGGATGGATTCATTCGGGTGTTTTCTATATTGGATAAGCTCGGGACGGTATTGAACGAGTTGTTTGAGCTGAATACGTCTAAGGTGAAGGCGCACTTTTCCTATTTTACGGTGCTTCGTCAGTTTCGTTATTTGAAGGTGCATCCAGAACTAGCGGATCAGTTGTTCGACATTAAGGACAAACATAAGGAATCAATGAGCATACTGCGTCGTCGGCGCAATACGGAGATCCATTATATGAATGCAGAGATGCAGGATGACTTGTGGCAGCGTCATCAGGGGCTGGATGGCAAGGTGGAGCTTGAGAATCTCGACAAGCATCTGAATGATTTGGAACATGGATATTCGATGGTTTGCGAGTCCCTGCATACGGTGTTTACTTATACGAACCAAAGATGGAAAAAAGTTAAACAGAGTTAG
- a CDS encoding GNAT family N-acetyltransferase, whose protein sequence is MLIKLDVTNCDTARTMIDIQIPAYKVEAELIGYDGIPQLLDTVETMMECKENFVGYFLEGELAAFVSYEETEQEVEICRLVVHPYHFRKKIATILVEHVVETIAQGRPISVNTGALNFPAKGLYQMFGFRQVRDIEVAPGVFITELRRS, encoded by the coding sequence TTGTTGATCAAGCTGGACGTCACGAATTGCGATACAGCCAGAACGATGATTGATATACAAATACCCGCCTATAAGGTTGAGGCAGAGCTGATCGGTTATGACGGAATCCCTCAATTGCTGGACACTGTGGAAACGATGATGGAATGTAAGGAGAATTTTGTGGGATACTTCCTGGAGGGAGAACTGGCCGCTTTCGTTTCTTATGAGGAAACGGAGCAAGAGGTTGAAATATGTCGGCTTGTTGTGCATCCTTATCATTTCCGCAAGAAAATCGCCACGATTCTCGTCGAGCATGTCGTGGAGACGATTGCCCAAGGTCGGCCGATTAGCGTTAATACAGGAGCTTTGAATTTTCCTGCGAAGGGATTATATCAAATGTTCGGTTTCCGGCAGGTTAGAGATATCGAAGTGGCTCCAGGAGTATTCATTACCGAGCTTAGGAGAAGCTGA
- a CDS encoding metal ABC transporter solute-binding protein, Zn/Mn family, whose product MDQLKVKKSPFQRVKMTLGVLALIIVAACSKVDGEVLHATRGEKQEVIQVVTTTGMIADLVQEIGGIEVNTVALMRPGVDPHLFKASQGDIQKLDEADLIFYGGLHLEGKMTEILEKLGRHKHSVPVSKDIDQASLRSGADINGTQFDPHIWFDVKHWISAAGTVRDTLIAFDPKHADLYKQNAEAYIGQLNALDAEVKEKLNEIPESDRVLVTAHDAFGYFGDAYGMKVMGLQGISTAAEYGSKDVSKLRDFLVENKIKAVFVESSVPPKAMEAVIAGAKEKGHTVNIGGELYSDSMGDPGSGADTYITMVRHNVNTIVEALK is encoded by the coding sequence ATGGATCAATTAAAAGTAAAGAAAAGTCCGTTTCAGCGCGTAAAGATGACGCTTGGTGTACTGGCGTTGATCATAGTAGCGGCCTGCTCTAAGGTGGACGGCGAAGTATTGCATGCTACGCGCGGGGAGAAACAAGAGGTTATTCAAGTTGTAACAACGACGGGGATGATCGCTGATCTTGTTCAGGAAATCGGCGGGATAGAGGTGAACACCGTAGCTTTAATGCGCCCGGGGGTAGACCCTCATTTATTCAAGGCATCTCAAGGGGACATTCAGAAGCTGGATGAAGCAGACTTGATTTTTTATGGCGGTCTGCATCTGGAAGGAAAGATGACGGAAATTTTAGAGAAGTTGGGACGGCATAAACATTCGGTTCCGGTCTCCAAGGATATTGATCAGGCCTCTCTTCGATCCGGAGCGGATATCAATGGAACGCAATTCGATCCGCATATCTGGTTCGACGTAAAGCATTGGATTTCTGCCGCGGGAACGGTACGGGATACGTTAATCGCATTCGACCCGAAGCATGCGGATCTTTACAAGCAGAATGCGGAGGCATATATCGGGCAATTGAATGCACTGGATGCAGAGGTCAAGGAGAAATTAAATGAAATTCCCGAGTCCGATCGGGTATTGGTTACCGCTCATGACGCTTTTGGATATTTCGGCGATGCTTATGGAATGAAGGTAATGGGCCTCCAAGGTATTAGTACGGCTGCCGAATACGGCTCGAAGGATGTCAGCAAGCTGCGGGATTTTCTTGTGGAGAACAAAATCAAAGCCGTGTTCGTGGAATCGAGCGTTCCGCCGAAAGCGATGGAAGCGGTCATCGCCGGGGCCAAGGAGAAGGGACATACCGTTAATATCGGCGGAGAGTTGTATTCCGATTCGATGGGTGATCCTGGTTCGGGTGCAGACACTTATATTACAATGGTTCGCCATAATGTGAACACCATTGTTGAAGCATTGAAATAA
- a CDS encoding COX15/CtaA family protein: MNTKQLKWIAYLSCFVMFLATLGGSVVTKTESGLGCGNEWPLCHGKFVPAHTVASLIEYSHRAVSGAAGLLAVAAFVAFWKYRKNRKDLQMYALLALIFVMVQAFMGAMAVVYPTSSGVMALHFGFSLIAFASSIMLVLGIREDEVRQGKSASVPVVRVSKAFRNLVWVITAYTYVVVYLGAYVSHTDSAGGCLGWPLCNGQLIPELSGGVGIAFLHRVAAALLLILIAIMGHIAYWKHPANRELRTLGLAATILSVIQVLTGASIVFTVNNYHVYLFTSLAHIVVLAALFGVLSYLCVRTWQMSRLPSEQGQAFNSLES, from the coding sequence TTGAACACGAAGCAACTGAAATGGATTGCCTATCTTTCCTGTTTTGTCATGTTTTTGGCTACATTGGGCGGAAGCGTTGTCACGAAGACAGAGTCGGGACTTGGCTGTGGTAATGAGTGGCCGCTCTGTCATGGAAAGTTCGTTCCGGCGCATACGGTAGCATCCTTGATTGAATACTCGCACCGGGCGGTCAGCGGTGCTGCCGGGCTGCTTGCCGTGGCGGCGTTTGTAGCGTTTTGGAAGTATCGCAAAAACCGTAAAGACCTACAGATGTACGCATTACTGGCTCTTATTTTCGTCATGGTACAGGCATTCATGGGAGCGATGGCTGTCGTCTATCCGACATCCTCAGGGGTTATGGCATTGCATTTCGGTTTCTCGCTGATTGCCTTTGCCAGCTCTATCATGCTTGTGCTTGGCATCCGTGAGGATGAAGTCAGACAGGGAAAATCCGCTTCAGTTCCGGTCGTGCGGGTGTCAAAAGCTTTCCGTAATCTGGTATGGGTGATAACTGCCTATACTTATGTTGTCGTGTATCTTGGGGCATACGTAAGCCATACGGATTCTGCTGGCGGCTGCCTCGGCTGGCCGCTTTGTAACGGGCAGTTGATTCCTGAACTGTCGGGCGGGGTCGGCATTGCTTTCCTGCACCGCGTGGCGGCTGCATTGCTGTTGATTCTTATCGCCATCATGGGGCATATCGCTTATTGGAAGCACCCCGCTAATCGCGAGTTGCGGACATTGGGGTTGGCCGCGACGATCCTTTCGGTGATTCAAGTATTAACGGGAGCCAGCATCGTGTTTACTGTGAATAATTATCATGTTTATTTATTTACGTCATTGGCTCACATCGTCGTTTTGGCAGCTCTGTTCGGGGTTTTATCTTATCTATGCGTACGCACCTGGCAAATGAGCCGTTTGCCAAGCGAGCAGGGGCAGGCGTTTAACTCTTTGGAGTCTTAA